A section of the Buchnera aphidicola (Mindarus japonicus) genome encodes:
- the ygfZ gene encoding tRNA-modifying protein YgfZ — protein MPILMILKNYKVVIVTGKDSKRYLQSKLTIDMKKFKNYKYNIAAHCSVQGKVIGLLMLFRYNEGYAYIIKKNTVDFQIKELKKYSIFSKVSINIEKDFEIIGLVGVTSNFFLKKFFFNIPNEEKKMVIEDNIILFLLDNLKKRYLLIFPKEKKHLLYKMLLTEVIIKNFKYWNFLDIESGFPIVEKNIQEKFLPQELGLQNIQGIDFHKGCYQGQEVISRAYFKKIKNNFLCWMISYKKNILKINFKIEAKIKEKWVIIGKIIYVVASNNNFLWIQAILSKKINKNYKFRVFSKNNEKLILKKIFYI, from the coding sequence ATGCCAATTTTAATGATTTTAAAAAATTATAAAGTTGTCATCGTTACAGGAAAAGATAGTAAAAGATATTTACAAAGTAAATTAACTATAGATATGAAAAAATTTAAAAATTATAAATATAATATAGCTGCTCATTGTTCTGTTCAAGGTAAAGTGATAGGATTATTAATGCTATTTCGATATAATGAAGGGTATGCTTATATAATTAAGAAAAATACAGTTGATTTTCAAATAAAAGAATTAAAAAAATATTCTATATTTTCAAAAGTATCAATCAACATAGAAAAAGATTTTGAAATAATAGGATTAGTTGGTGTAACTTCAAATTTTTTTTTAAAAAAATTTTTTTTTAATATTCCTAATGAAGAAAAAAAAATGGTTATTGAAGATAATATTATTTTATTTTTATTGGATAATTTAAAAAAAAGATATTTATTAATTTTTCCTAAAGAAAAAAAACATCTTTTATATAAGATGTTGCTTACAGAGGTAATTATTAAAAATTTTAAATATTGGAATTTCTTAGATATAGAATCAGGATTTCCAATAGTAGAAAAAAATATTCAAGAGAAGTTTCTTCCACAAGAATTAGGATTACAAAATATACAAGGAATTGATTTTCATAAAGGTTGTTACCAAGGACAAGAAGTGATTTCTCGTGCTTATTTTAAAAAAATAAAGAATAATTTTTTATGTTGGATGATTTCATATAAGAAAAATATTTTAAAAATTAATTTTAAAATAGAAGCAAAAATTAAAGAAAAATGGGTAATTATTGGAAAAATTATCTATGTTGTTGCAAGTAATAATAATTTTCTTTGGATTCAAGCTATTTTAAGTAAAAAAATAAATAAAAATTATAAATTTAGAGTTTTTTCAAAAAATAATGAAAAACTTATTTTAAAAAAAATTTTTTATATTTAG
- the prfB gene encoding peptide chain release factor 2 (programmed frameshift) gives MFEINIIKNKIKSYEEKINDIRGFFNYEEKKNTIRKINLKLNNPEIWNNPKIINKINKEKINLKKTLFKIEKIIFKLKIIKEEFELNLKEKKKNFNNLLISLGELKNMIKKMEFYFCFSNIEDSFNCYLDIQAGSGGIDAQDWAKIMLRMYLKWLDQKRFKVKIIHESNNEASGIKSVTAHIIGPYAFGWLRTETGIHRLVRKSPFNAGSKRHTSFASVFVYPEIDDSINIEIKNSDLRIDVYRASGAGGQHVNRTESAVRITHLPTGIVTQCQNNRSQHKNKENAIKQIKCKLYQLELRKKNKNKKNIEKNKSDIAWGNQIRSYILDNSRIKDLRTKIETRNVQNVLNGELDQFIESSLKLGV, from the exons ATGTTTGAAATAAATATTATTAAAAATAAAATTAAAAGTTATGAAGAAAAAATAAATGATATACGG GGTTTCTTTAATTACGAAGAAAAAAAAAATACGATAAGAAAAATAAATTTAAAATTAAATAATCCTGAAATATGGAATAATCCAAAAATAATTAATAAAATTAATAAAGAAAAAATTAATTTAAAAAAAACTTTATTCAAAATAGAAAAAATTATTTTTAAGTTAAAAATTATTAAAGAAGAATTTGAATTGAATTTAAAGGAAAAGAAAAAAAACTTTAATAATTTGCTTATTTCGTTAGGTGAATTAAAAAACATGATTAAAAAAATGGAATTTTATTTTTGCTTTTCTAACATAGAAGATAGTTTTAACTGTTATCTTGATATACAAGCCGGATCTGGAGGAATAGATGCTCAAGATTGGGCTAAAATAATGCTTAGAATGTATTTAAAATGGTTAGATCAAAAAAGATTCAAGGTAAAAATTATTCATGAATCTAATAATGAAGCGTCGGGTATAAAATCAGTTACTGCTCATATCATAGGACCTTATGCCTTCGGTTGGTTAAGAACAGAAACAGGTATTCATCGATTAGTCAGAAAAAGTCCTTTTAATGCTGGAAGCAAAAGACATACTTCTTTTGCATCAGTATTTGTCTATCCTGAAATAGATGATTCAATAAATATTGAAATAAAAAATTCCGATTTAAGAATAGATGTGTATAGAGCTTCAGGTGCAGGAGGGCAACATGTTAATAGAACCGAATCCGCCGTTCGAATTACCCACTTACCTACTGGTATTGTAACACAATGTCAAAATAACAGATCACAACATAAAAATAAAGAAAACGCTATCAAACAAATTAAATGTAAACTTTATCAATTAGAATTAAGAAAAAAAAATAAAAATAAAAAAAATATTGAAAAAAACAAGTCGGATATTGCATGGGGCAATCAAATACGTTCCTATATATTAGATAATTCTAGGATTAAAGATTTAAGAACAAAAATAGAAACAAGAAATGTACAAAATGTGTTAAATGGAGAACTAGATCAATTTATAGAAAGTAGTTTAAAACTCGGTGTATAA
- the lysS gene encoding lysine--tRNA ligase produces MNYQKDKNIFLTKEEPDQKKIRRKKLNFFRSKGFNFPNKFKPTISIKKIILNYKNLENLKLKEQNIIVQVAGRIIKQRFMGKSTFIILQEGNKEIQVYLTQEKILSNKYIKKFKDLDLGDIIGIKGKLFKTKTKELSIYCDNLKLLNKSLHPLPNKYHGLIDQELRYRKRYLDLISNKKIFTIFKNRSKIMINIRRFMEKNNFLEVETPMMQNLPGGADARPFITHHNTLNMNMYLRISPELYLKKLIIGGFNRIFEINKNFRNEGISTRHNPEFTMMELYSTYDTYKDMMKILEKLIKKIVYKTFKEEIINYGKNKINFNVPFKKISIKNAILEHNPKIKYSDLESLSKIKKISKKLNIEIKENWKIGKFILEIFEKTVEKKIIQPTFITEYPTEVSLLARKTNFDENIAERFEFFIAGYEIANGFSELNDAEDQKKRFKNQIEEKNIDESNMFFYDKDYINALEYGLPPTAGLGIGIDRLIMILTNQNNIRDVILFPILKKIKK; encoded by the coding sequence ATGAATTATCAAAAAGATAAAAACATATTTTTAACCAAAGAAGAACCTGATCAAAAAAAAATTAGAAGAAAAAAATTAAATTTTTTTCGTTCTAAAGGCTTTAATTTTCCTAATAAATTTAAACCTACCATTTCAATTAAAAAAATTATTTTAAATTACAAAAATTTAGAAAATTTAAAGCTAAAAGAGCAAAACATAATTGTTCAAGTTGCCGGAAGAATTATTAAACAAAGATTTATGGGTAAATCAACATTTATAATCTTACAGGAAGGAAACAAAGAAATACAAGTATACTTAACTCAAGAAAAAATTTTATCAAACAAATACATTAAGAAATTTAAAGATTTAGACTTAGGAGATATAATAGGAATTAAAGGTAAATTATTTAAAACAAAAACAAAAGAATTATCTATTTACTGTGATAATCTTAAACTACTAAATAAATCTTTACATCCTCTTCCAAATAAATATCACGGATTAATAGATCAAGAATTACGATATAGAAAAAGATATTTAGATTTAATTAGTAATAAAAAAATTTTTACTATCTTTAAAAATCGATCAAAAATTATGATTAATATTCGTCGTTTTATGGAGAAAAATAATTTTTTAGAAGTCGAAACTCCTATGATGCAAAACCTCCCCGGGGGAGCAGATGCTCGTCCATTTATAACACATCATAATACTTTAAATATGAATATGTATCTTAGAATTTCCCCTGAATTATATTTAAAAAAATTAATTATAGGAGGATTTAATCGAATTTTTGAAATAAATAAAAATTTTAGAAATGAAGGAATCTCTACTCGACATAATCCTGAATTTACTATGATGGAATTATATTCTACTTATGATACCTACAAGGATATGATGAAAATCCTTGAAAAATTAATAAAAAAAATAGTTTATAAAACTTTTAAAGAAGAAATAATTAATTATGGAAAAAATAAAATAAATTTTAATGTACCTTTTAAAAAAATTAGCATTAAAAATGCAATTTTAGAACATAATCCTAAAATTAAGTACTCTGACTTAGAATCTTTATCTAAAATAAAAAAAATTTCAAAAAAACTAAATATAGAAATAAAAGAAAATTGGAAAATTGGAAAATTTATTCTTGAAATTTTTGAAAAAACCGTAGAAAAAAAAATTATTCAACCTACATTTATCACTGAATATCCGACTGAAGTTTCATTATTAGCTCGAAAAACAAATTTTGATGAAAACATTGCTGAAAGATTTGAATTTTTCATTGCAGGTTACGAAATAGCAAATGGATTTTCTGAATTAAATGATGCAGAAGATCAAAAAAAAAGATTTAAAAATCAAATAGAAGAAAAAAATATAGATGAATCTAATATGTTTTTTTACGACAAAGATTATATTAACGCATTAGAATATGGCCTACCTCCAACAGCAGGATTGGGAATTGGAATAGATCGTTTAATAATGATTTTAACTAATCAGAATAATATTCGAGATGTAATCCTTTTCCCTATATTAAAAAAAATAAAAAAATAA
- the lysA gene encoding diaminopimelate decarboxylase, translated as MISSNNIFFININKEKILKITKLYGTPLWIYNSHIIESKIKKLKNFDTIRYAQKACSNIHILRLMREKKVKIDAVSEGEIKRALFSGFDPKNNEIIYTADIFNEATLSIVTKFNIPVNIGSIDMLAQLGKISPKHPVWLRINPKFGHGHNKKTNTGGENSKHGIWNPNLAIEIIKKYNLKLVGLHMHIGSGVDYQHLKKVCNSMVEYAINLNKKINSISAGGGLSIPYQISEKPIDVEHYFSLWNEARNKISNYLKRDIHLEIEPGRFLVGESGILITQVRSVKKMGNNNFVLVDAGFNDLMRPVLYGSYHEISVISGNKHTINYQEKIETIVAGPLCESGDVFTQYENGNIEKRLLPIVTPGDYLIFHNTGAYGASMSSNYNSRPLIPEILFKNDTFHLIRRRQTIEDLIKLEI; from the coding sequence ATGATTTCATCAAATAACATTTTTTTTATTAATATTAATAAAGAAAAAATATTAAAAATCACAAAGTTATATGGAACACCTTTATGGATTTATAATTCTCATATTATTGAATCTAAAATTAAAAAGTTAAAAAATTTTGATACTATCCGTTACGCTCAAAAAGCTTGTTCTAACATTCATATTCTTCGTTTAATGAGAGAAAAAAAAGTAAAAATTGATGCTGTTTCAGAGGGAGAAATTAAAAGAGCATTATTCTCCGGTTTTGATCCCAAAAATAATGAAATCATATATACAGCTGATATCTTTAATGAAGCTACTTTATCTATTGTTACTAAATTTAATATTCCTGTAAACATAGGTTCAATTGACATGTTAGCTCAACTTGGTAAAATTTCTCCCAAACATCCAGTTTGGTTAAGAATAAACCCTAAATTTGGACATGGTCATAATAAAAAGACAAATACTGGTGGAGAAAATAGTAAACATGGAATTTGGAATCCAAATTTAGCAATTGAAATAATAAAAAAATATAATTTAAAATTAGTTGGGTTACACATGCATATTGGATCTGGAGTAGATTATCAACATTTAAAAAAAGTATGTAACTCTATGGTTGAATATGCTATTAACTTAAATAAAAAAATAAATAGTATTTCAGCAGGAGGTGGATTGTCTATCCCTTATCAAATTAGTGAAAAACCAATAGATGTTGAACATTACTTTTCTTTATGGAATGAAGCAAGAAATAAAATATCCAACTATTTAAAAAGAGATATTCATCTAGAAATTGAACCAGGTCGATTTTTAGTAGGAGAATCAGGTATTCTTATTACTCAAGTTAGATCAGTTAAAAAAATGGGAAATAATAATTTTGTATTAGTAGATGCAGGATTTAATGATCTAATGCGTCCTGTTTTATATGGTAGTTATCATGAAATATCAGTAATTAGTGGAAATAAACATACTATTAATTACCAAGAAAAAATTGAAACAATAGTTGCTGGTCCTTTATGTGAATCAGGGGATGTATTTACGCAGTACGAAAATGGAAATATTGAAAAAAGACTATTACCTATTGTTACACCAGGAGATTATTTAATCTTTCATAATACAGGAGCGTATGGTGCTTCTATGTCTTCTAATTATAATAGTCGTCCTTTAATTCCTGAAATTTTATTTAAAAATGATACATTTCATTTAATTAGAAGAAGACAAACAATAGAGGATTTAATTAAACTAGAAATTTAA
- the thyA gene encoding thymidylate synthase, which produces MKIYLKLIKNVLNFGKDKKDRTGIGTLSIFGYNMRINLKNGFPLITTKCCHIRSIIYELLWFLKGETNIDYLNKHKVSIWDEWADEKGDLGPIYGKQWRSWKTNNEKKIDQIKNVINEIKNNPNSRRIIVSAWNVSEINKMALPPCHVLFQFYVLNDTLSCQIYQRSCDVFIGLPFNIASYAILLHMISQQCSLFPGELLWTGGDVHLYKNHISLAKKQILRKPRQLPQLTILNKPKSIFDYNFKDFKIINYQPYPSIKAKVAI; this is translated from the coding sequence ATGAAAATTTACTTAAAACTAATAAAAAATGTTTTAAACTTTGGAAAAGATAAAAAAGATCGTACAGGAATAGGTACTCTTTCTATATTTGGTTATAATATGCGAATTAACTTAAAAAATGGATTTCCTTTAATAACTACAAAATGTTGTCATATAAGATCAATAATTTATGAATTATTATGGTTTCTTAAAGGAGAAACAAATATTGATTATTTGAATAAACATAAAGTTTCAATTTGGGATGAATGGGCTGATGAAAAAGGTGATCTAGGTCCTATTTATGGAAAACAGTGGAGATCTTGGAAAACTAATAATGAAAAGAAAATAGATCAAATAAAAAACGTAATAAATGAAATCAAAAATAATCCGAACTCTAGAAGAATTATTGTTTCAGCATGGAATGTAAGCGAAATAAACAAAATGGCATTACCACCTTGCCATGTACTATTTCAATTTTACGTATTAAATGATACTTTAAGTTGTCAAATTTACCAACGTTCTTGTGACGTTTTTATAGGATTACCTTTCAATATAGCTAGTTATGCAATATTATTACATATGATATCTCAACAATGTAGTTTATTTCCAGGAGAATTACTTTGGACTGGAGGAGATGTTCATTTATATAAAAATCATATCTCATTAGCTAAAAAACAAATTCTTAGGAAACCAAGACAGTTACCTCAACTAACTATACTAAATAAACCGAAATCTATTTTCGATTATAATTTTAAAGACTTTAAAATCATTAACTATCAACCTTACCCTTCAATTAAAGCAAAAGTGGCAATTTGA
- the miaB gene encoding tRNA (N6-isopentenyl adenosine(37)-C2)-methylthiotransferase MiaB, which produces MKKIYIKTWGCQMNDYDSSIISNLLLNQKNFSITKKPENADVLILNTCSIREKAKEKLFHQLGRWKKIKEKNLKIIIAVGGCVATQEGEEIYKRANYINIIFGTQTIHRLPAMIKEVNKGKKFLIDISFPTQEKFDALLEPRNSIISSYVSIIEGCNKYCSFCIVPYTRGMEVSRKCDDILFEIISLAKKGIKEIHLLGQNVNAYKGETAHGGICSFSELIELISEIDEIKRIRFTTSHPIEFTDEIINVYKTVPKLANFLHLPVQSGSDRILNLMKRGHSVLDYKKIIKKLLLIRPNIQISSDFIVGFPGETKSDFNKTMELIEEINFDMSFSFIYSPRPGTPAAIMPDNEISLNEKKIRLYLLQKKIRKQAANWTKKMMNSIQCILVEGISKKNITELYGKTENNRTAYFQGLSTMIGKFVKIKITNTFIHSVRGTFVDYVD; this is translated from the coding sequence ATGAAAAAAATATATATTAAAACTTGGGGTTGTCAGATGAATGATTACGATTCATCTATCATCTCTAATCTTTTATTAAATCAAAAGAATTTTTCTATAACAAAAAAACCAGAAAACGCTGATGTATTAATTCTTAATACATGTTCTATTAGAGAAAAAGCAAAGGAAAAATTGTTTCATCAACTTGGTAGATGGAAAAAAATAAAAGAAAAAAATTTAAAAATAATTATTGCTGTAGGAGGTTGTGTAGCAACACAAGAAGGAGAAGAAATTTATAAGAGAGCTAATTATATTAATATTATTTTTGGAACACAAACTATACATAGATTACCTGCTATGATAAAGGAAGTAAATAAAGGGAAGAAATTTCTTATTGATATCTCTTTTCCTACACAAGAAAAATTTGACGCTTTATTAGAACCTAGAAATTCAATAATATCTTCATATGTTTCAATCATAGAAGGGTGTAACAAATATTGTTCTTTTTGTATTGTTCCTTATACTAGAGGCATGGAAGTCAGTAGAAAATGTGATGATATCTTATTTGAAATTATTTCTTTAGCAAAAAAAGGAATTAAAGAAATTCACTTATTAGGACAAAATGTGAATGCTTATAAAGGAGAAACAGCTCATGGAGGAATTTGTTCTTTTTCTGAACTAATTGAACTCATATCTGAAATTGATGAAATTAAAAGAATTAGGTTTACAACTAGTCATCCTATAGAATTTACAGATGAAATTATTAATGTATACAAAACAGTTCCTAAGCTAGCTAATTTTCTTCATTTACCTGTTCAAAGTGGTTCAGATAGAATTTTAAATTTAATGAAAAGAGGACATTCGGTCTTAGATTATAAAAAAATAATTAAAAAGTTGCTTTTAATTAGACCTAATATTCAAATTAGTTCTGATTTTATAGTTGGATTTCCAGGAGAAACTAAATCAGATTTTAATAAAACAATGGAATTAATCGAAGAAATTAATTTTGATATGAGTTTTAGTTTTATTTATTCTCCTAGACCTGGAACTCCAGCTGCTATTATGCCAGATAATGAAATTAGTCTAAACGAAAAAAAAATTAGATTATACTTATTACAAAAAAAAATAAGAAAGCAAGCAGCTAATTGGACAAAAAAAATGATGAACAGCATTCAATGTATTTTAGTTGAAGGAATTTCTAAAAAAAACATTACTGAATTATATGGAAAAACAGAAAATAACAGAACCGCTT